The proteins below are encoded in one region of Podarcis raffonei isolate rPodRaf1 chromosome 8, rPodRaf1.pri, whole genome shotgun sequence:
- the SYTL1 gene encoding synaptotagmin-like protein 1 isoform X1, with amino-acid sequence MDQDIGMDSLLDLSFLTEEEQNAIAEVLRRDSQLRMSEEGRISKLRESVSDPSWLKILSGDWFCDVRSKRHRHNHFGSDIVRASIRRKKKPKAGEQDPKQRASLGDLEVISEPPAEEENAADAVDGLPSETDPQPFMSKETQMADLTLQDVIQSPEQMPENKPERSDSFSSLSSETGEEEQQNSSVPAIMVTMQSNESLENGQESTLDTSPPKNNAVGSRNKLMSTSSSFSSLSSSTMSGSMMSVFSDNDIGNVDVRGCIQFSLQYDSRKKALHIQVIQCRDLAEAKKQRSDPYVKSYLLPDKSNHSKRKTAVKKRSLDPIFNETLKYKIEKADLQGRILNLSVWHHDALSRNLFMGEVEIALNSWDWSNTSPQWYNLQPRTPVTPDALCSRGILNLALKFIPAGSGGEGLPPTGELHIWVKDAQNIIPHRGSTADSFVQCYILPDDSKVSRQRTRIVKKSLSPTFNHTMVYDGFQAKDLAEACAEFTIWDQETFSKQQLGGIRLSLGTGNSYGLPVSWMDSTEEERHAWEMVFKQPGQWVEASLPLRTNLNPRT; translated from the exons ATGGATCAAGACATTGGCATGGACTCTTTGCTGGACCTCAGTTTTCTGACTGAGGAGGAGCAGAACGCCATTGCGGAAGTGCTGCGGAGAGACTCGCAGCTGCGGATGTCGGAGGAAGGACGCATCAG CAAACTGCGTGAGTCTGTCTCGGATCCCAGCTGGTTGAAGATCCTGTCAGGGGACTGGTTCTGCGATGTCCGTTCGAAGCGGCACCGGCACAATCATTTTGGCTCAGACATTGTCCGGGCTTCCATCCGTCGCAAGAAGAAGCCCAAAG CAGGTGAACAGGACCCAAAGCAACGAGCCAGCTTAGGAGACCTGGAGGTGATCAGTGAACCCCCAGCGGAGGAGGAGAACGCGGCGGATGCAGTGGACGG GCTCCCAAGTGAGACAGATCCTCAGCCATTCATGTCGAAAGAGACTCAG atGGCTGACTTGACTCTGCAAGATGTGATCCAGTCCCCAGAGCAGATGCCTGAAAACAAGCCAG AGAGAAGTGACTCGTTTAGTAGCCTCAGCTCAGAGACTGGAGAAGAGGAGCAGCAGAACAGCAGTGTGCCAGCCATCATGGTCACCATGCAG AGCAACGAGAGTCTTGAAAATGGCCAGGAAAGCACTTTGGATACATCACCTCCAAAGAACAATGCAGTGGGTTCCCGGAATAAACTGATGAGCACCAGTTCCTCGTTTTCCAGTCTAAGCTCATCCACA ATGAGTGGCAGCATGATGAGCGTGTTCAGTGACAACGACATTGGAAACGTGGACGTCCGCGGCTGCATCCAGTTCTCCCTGCAGTATGACTCCAGGAAGAAGGCGCTGCATATTCAAGTCATCCAGTGCCGAGACTTGGCTGAAGCCAAGAAGCAGCGATCAGATCC GTACGTGAAATCCTACCTCCTTCCCGACAAATCCAACCACAGTAAGAGAAAAACTGCTGTCAAGAAGAGGAGCCTAGATCCCATCTTCAACGAGACCCTTAAG TACAAGATTGAGAAAGCTGACCTGCAGGGCCGTATCCTGAACCTCTCTGTCTGGCATCACGATGCCTTGAGCCGAAACCTCTTCATGGGAGAAGTGGAGATTGCGTTGAATTCCTGGGACTGGAGCAACACAAGTCCTCAGTGGTACAACCTCCAGCCTAGG ACCCCGGTCACTCCTGATGCTCTCTGCAGCCGTGGCATCCTCAACCTGGCATTGAAGTTCATCCCGGCTGGATCAGGAG GGGAAGGGCTTCCTCCCACTGGCGAGCTTCACATCTGGGTGAAGGATGCGCAGAACATCATTCCCCACCGGGGCAGCACAGCAGACTCTTTCGTTCAGTG CTACATCCTCCCTGACGACAGCAAGGTGAGCCGGCAGAGGACCCGCATCGTGAAGAAGAGCCTCAGCCCCACTTTCAATCACACCATGGTTTACGATGGGTTCCAGGCCAAGGACTTGGCtgaggcatgtgcagagttcaccATCTGGGACCAGGAGACATTCTCTAAGCAGCAGCTTGGAGGCATCCGGCTCAGCCTTGGCACTG GAAACAGCTATGGCCTGCCCGTCTCCTGGATGGATTCAACGGAAGAGGAGCGCCACGCCTGGGAGATGGTGTTCAAGCAGCCTGGGCAGTGGGTGGAAGCGAGTCTTCCCTTGAGGACCAACTTGAACCCCAGGACTTAA
- the SYTL1 gene encoding synaptotagmin-like protein 1 isoform X2 — MDQDIGMDSLLDLSFLTEEEQNAIAEVLRRDSQLRMSEEGRISKLRESVSDPSWLKILSGDWFCDVRSKRHRHNHFGSDIVRASIRRKKKPKGEQDPKQRASLGDLEVISEPPAEEENAADAVDGLPSETDPQPFMSKETQMADLTLQDVIQSPEQMPENKPERSDSFSSLSSETGEEEQQNSSVPAIMVTMQSNESLENGQESTLDTSPPKNNAVGSRNKLMSTSSSFSSLSSSTMSGSMMSVFSDNDIGNVDVRGCIQFSLQYDSRKKALHIQVIQCRDLAEAKKQRSDPYVKSYLLPDKSNHSKRKTAVKKRSLDPIFNETLKYKIEKADLQGRILNLSVWHHDALSRNLFMGEVEIALNSWDWSNTSPQWYNLQPRTPVTPDALCSRGILNLALKFIPAGSGGEGLPPTGELHIWVKDAQNIIPHRGSTADSFVQCYILPDDSKVSRQRTRIVKKSLSPTFNHTMVYDGFQAKDLAEACAEFTIWDQETFSKQQLGGIRLSLGTGNSYGLPVSWMDSTEEERHAWEMVFKQPGQWVEASLPLRTNLNPRT; from the exons ATGGATCAAGACATTGGCATGGACTCTTTGCTGGACCTCAGTTTTCTGACTGAGGAGGAGCAGAACGCCATTGCGGAAGTGCTGCGGAGAGACTCGCAGCTGCGGATGTCGGAGGAAGGACGCATCAG CAAACTGCGTGAGTCTGTCTCGGATCCCAGCTGGTTGAAGATCCTGTCAGGGGACTGGTTCTGCGATGTCCGTTCGAAGCGGCACCGGCACAATCATTTTGGCTCAGACATTGTCCGGGCTTCCATCCGTCGCAAGAAGAAGCCCAAAG GTGAACAGGACCCAAAGCAACGAGCCAGCTTAGGAGACCTGGAGGTGATCAGTGAACCCCCAGCGGAGGAGGAGAACGCGGCGGATGCAGTGGACGG GCTCCCAAGTGAGACAGATCCTCAGCCATTCATGTCGAAAGAGACTCAG atGGCTGACTTGACTCTGCAAGATGTGATCCAGTCCCCAGAGCAGATGCCTGAAAACAAGCCAG AGAGAAGTGACTCGTTTAGTAGCCTCAGCTCAGAGACTGGAGAAGAGGAGCAGCAGAACAGCAGTGTGCCAGCCATCATGGTCACCATGCAG AGCAACGAGAGTCTTGAAAATGGCCAGGAAAGCACTTTGGATACATCACCTCCAAAGAACAATGCAGTGGGTTCCCGGAATAAACTGATGAGCACCAGTTCCTCGTTTTCCAGTCTAAGCTCATCCACA ATGAGTGGCAGCATGATGAGCGTGTTCAGTGACAACGACATTGGAAACGTGGACGTCCGCGGCTGCATCCAGTTCTCCCTGCAGTATGACTCCAGGAAGAAGGCGCTGCATATTCAAGTCATCCAGTGCCGAGACTTGGCTGAAGCCAAGAAGCAGCGATCAGATCC GTACGTGAAATCCTACCTCCTTCCCGACAAATCCAACCACAGTAAGAGAAAAACTGCTGTCAAGAAGAGGAGCCTAGATCCCATCTTCAACGAGACCCTTAAG TACAAGATTGAGAAAGCTGACCTGCAGGGCCGTATCCTGAACCTCTCTGTCTGGCATCACGATGCCTTGAGCCGAAACCTCTTCATGGGAGAAGTGGAGATTGCGTTGAATTCCTGGGACTGGAGCAACACAAGTCCTCAGTGGTACAACCTCCAGCCTAGG ACCCCGGTCACTCCTGATGCTCTCTGCAGCCGTGGCATCCTCAACCTGGCATTGAAGTTCATCCCGGCTGGATCAGGAG GGGAAGGGCTTCCTCCCACTGGCGAGCTTCACATCTGGGTGAAGGATGCGCAGAACATCATTCCCCACCGGGGCAGCACAGCAGACTCTTTCGTTCAGTG CTACATCCTCCCTGACGACAGCAAGGTGAGCCGGCAGAGGACCCGCATCGTGAAGAAGAGCCTCAGCCCCACTTTCAATCACACCATGGTTTACGATGGGTTCCAGGCCAAGGACTTGGCtgaggcatgtgcagagttcaccATCTGGGACCAGGAGACATTCTCTAAGCAGCAGCTTGGAGGCATCCGGCTCAGCCTTGGCACTG GAAACAGCTATGGCCTGCCCGTCTCCTGGATGGATTCAACGGAAGAGGAGCGCCACGCCTGGGAGATGGTGTTCAAGCAGCCTGGGCAGTGGGTGGAAGCGAGTCTTCCCTTGAGGACCAACTTGAACCCCAGGACTTAA